DNA sequence from the Selenomonas timonae genome:
GTGCGGCGACCTTGAACGGAATCTCCCCCTCGAATATTGTCGTATTGAGCTTTGGAACCATCGCCATATGCTGCCCTCCCTGCTGTTCTCGAAAAGTCATCTCTGTATTATAGCGCATTCATCGTGCGATGGAAATAGCGGCGAATGAAAAAGCACCCCGCAGGGTGCTTCCTGATTGATGCATTAGAGTTTGCTGACCTCTGCTGCCGTCATGATCTCGACAACGGTGAGATCCTTCACCGTATTGAGGTCGATGAAGCCGCCGTCCGTGAGCTGCACAACGGGCATTGCCGTAACACGCGACTCATCGATGTAGACAATGCGCCCTGCCGTGCCGTCCGAGAGGCGCAGCCAGCAGCCGTTGAGCGCGGCGTTGAGCTTGCGCATGAAGAGCACGGCGTACTCGGAGTCGAGTTTCCCATCCAGAACGTCGGCATAGAGGATCTTGAACACCTCGAACGGCGAGCGCTTCTCCGCATAGGTGCGGCTGGACGCCATCGCGTCATAGCTGTCGAGCACAGCAAGCACCTTGCCGAACGTTGAGATCTGATCCGCCTCGAGTCCGGACGGATAGCCGGAGCCGTCATTGCGCTCGTGATGCTGAATGACTCCATTCATGAGATCCGTGCGGCCGGAGAGATCGCTGCCCTCGAGAAGCTTGAAGCTGTCAACCACGTGGTTCTTGAGGATGTCGAACTCCTCCTCCGTGAGACGCCCCTTCTTCTCGAGCAGATCCTTTTCTATGAACTGCTTGCCGATGTCGAGGAAGAGTCCCGCAAGCACAAGGTTCTGACGATCCATGCCCACAAGCCCCATCCACTTTGCCATCAGTCCGCTGAGAATCGCGAGATGTACGCAGTGGTGTATGTTGTAATCCCCATCCTGATTCATTGTGTAGATCATGGAGACCGCCGTTGCGCCCTCCTTGTAAAGGTCGCGCAGGCGTCCGCTCGCCATGACAGGCTGCAGGATATCCATGTTGAGCCGCCCCGTAACGGCAGCCTCCTGGAAAAGCTTTTCCATCTCGCCGTATACATAGCGGTAGTCCTCGGCGTATTTATCGTCGAGCTTTGCGTCCCGCTCAGGCGTCACAGTCTCCTCAACAGGCTCTGCCTTGGCCGCCTTTTCCTTCTCTACGGCGGCGAGAATGCTGTCCTCATCGACATAGACGGACGCGATCCCCTTCTCCTTGAGCAGGTTGATCGTGGCACGATCCAGAACTGTACCGCCCTCAACCAGAACGACCTCCGTCTCGCCTTCGTAGACCGTGCGCCCAATGAGCATTTCCGGCAGGAGGCTCCGAACAGCAAACGCTTTTAACATGATGATTGATCTCTCCCTTTTCTTCCTTGAACTGAGGTGTTATACCTATTTATCCCTTGACAACAATATTGACCAGCTTGCCGGGCACGCAGATGACCTTAACGATCTCTTTGCCCGCCGTGAGTTCCTTCGCGCGCGGCAGCTCTGTGACAAGCTGTTCCATCGCCGCCTTGTCCAGATCGGCGGCAATCTTCACGCGGTCACGCACCTTGCCGTTGATCTGCAGAACCACCTCGATCTCGTCCTGCGTGAGTGCAGATTCATCGTAGGCAGGCCATTTCTGAGCGTGCACACTGCCCGTAAAGAGGCGTGCCCAGAGTTCCTCTGTGATATGCGGAGCAAACGGCGCGAGCATGCGCAGAAGTGCGCTCCCCGTCTCACGCACAAGCGCGGGATTGAGCTCCTTATCCTGAAATGCGTAGAACGCATTGACAAGCTCCATGATGGAGGAGATCGCCGTATTGAACATGAAGCGGTCGCGCACGTCCTCTGTGACCTTCTTGATGGTCGTGTGCAGGACGCGGCGCAGCTCGATTTCCTCGGGGGTAAGCGATGCCGTGTCATAGGACTCCGGCGCGCCCTTGATCGCCTCCTCGAACTGCAGGAGGATGCGCCAGACACGGTTCAGGAAGCGGAAAGCTCCCTCGACGCCCTGATCGCTCCAGTCCAGATCACGCTCCACAGGAGCGGCGAAGAGGATGAAGAGTCGCGCCGTATCCGCGCCGTACTTCTCGATGATCTCCTCGGGCGAGACGACGTTGCCGAGCGACTTCGACATCTTTGCGCCGTCCTTGATGACCATGCCCTGCGTGAGGAGGTTCGTAAACGGCTCATCGAAGTCGAGCATCCCTGCATCGCACAACACCTTCGTGAAGAAGCGTGCATAGAGGAGATGCAGGATCGCATGCTCA
Encoded proteins:
- a CDS encoding HD-GYP domain-containing protein, whose product is MLKAFAVRSLLPEMLIGRTVYEGETEVVLVEGGTVLDRATINLLKEKGIASVYVDEDSILAAVEKEKAAKAEPVEETVTPERDAKLDDKYAEDYRYVYGEMEKLFQEAAVTGRLNMDILQPVMASGRLRDLYKEGATAVSMIYTMNQDGDYNIHHCVHLAILSGLMAKWMGLVGMDRQNLVLAGLFLDIGKQFIEKDLLEKKGRLTEEEFDILKNHVVDSFKLLEGSDLSGRTDLMNGVIQHHERNDGSGYPSGLEADQISTFGKVLAVLDSYDAMASSRTYAEKRSPFEVFKILYADVLDGKLDSEYAVLFMRKLNAALNGCWLRLSDGTAGRIVYIDESRVTAMPVVQLTDGGFIDLNTVKDLTVVEIMTAAEVSKL